A region from the Flavobacterium enshiense genome encodes:
- a CDS encoding excisionase family DNA-binding protein produces the protein MENPFELILERLDRIERAIERIKIPEQRLPVNELMDLKEVTAYLKSSSSAIYKLTSSNGIPHYKNGRKVCFKKSEIDDWVFSKRIKTMDEIEAEAMEYIRNSPRFISLSKQKK, from the coding sequence ATGGAAAATCCTTTTGAACTTATTTTAGAAAGACTCGACAGAATTGAAAGAGCGATTGAAAGAATCAAAATTCCAGAGCAAAGACTACCAGTAAATGAATTAATGGATTTAAAAGAAGTTACGGCATATTTAAAAAGTTCGTCGTCGGCTATTTATAAACTAACATCTTCAAACGGAATACCACATTACAAGAACGGTAGAAAGGTATGTTTCAAGAAATCGGAAATCGATGATTGGGTATTTTCCAAACGGATAAAAACAATGGATGAAATAGAGGCTGAAGCAATGGAATACATCAGGAACAGTCCAAGATTTATTTCTTTAAGCAAACAGAAAAAGTAG
- a CDS encoding LytR/AlgR family response regulator transcription factor yields MKINCIVVDDSSIQRLTITKLVNDNPNLELVGEFSNAVEAKNCITNKNVDLVFLDIEMPVINGFDLLDGLKAKPQVIFITSKAEYAVKAFDYAATDYLHKPITRERFAQAVKKAISMISLSKENGGEEESPHIFIKSNLKKLKIYISRIKWIEAYGDYVKVITEEDNHLVLSTMKAFENELPKEKFIRVHKSFIVNIDKIEKFNSKFAEIGTNKIPLSRNKKEDLVKAIENG; encoded by the coding sequence ATGAAAATAAATTGTATAGTAGTTGATGATAGTAGCATCCAAAGATTGACAATTACCAAACTGGTAAACGACAACCCAAATCTGGAGCTTGTAGGCGAATTTTCTAATGCTGTGGAAGCCAAAAACTGTATCACAAACAAGAATGTGGATTTGGTTTTTTTAGACATCGAAATGCCTGTCATAAATGGTTTTGACCTACTGGACGGTTTAAAAGCAAAACCACAGGTAATTTTCATTACCTCCAAGGCCGAGTATGCGGTAAAAGCATTTGATTATGCCGCGACGGATTACCTTCACAAACCAATTACACGAGAACGCTTTGCCCAGGCAGTAAAAAAAGCCATTAGCATGATCTCGTTAAGTAAAGAAAACGGCGGTGAAGAAGAAAGCCCACACATCTTTATCAAGAGCAACCTGAAAAAACTGAAAATTTACATTTCACGAATCAAATGGATAGAAGCTTACGGCGATTACGTTAAAGTAATTACCGAAGAAGACAACCACCTGGTTCTATCAACCATGAAAGCCTTTGAAAACGAATTACCCAAAGAAAAATTTATCCGTGTTCACAAATCCTTTATTGTAAACATTGATAAAATTGAAAAATTCAACAGCAAATTTGCAGAAATCGGCACGAATAAAATTCCGTTGAGCCGTAACAAAAAAGAAGACCTGGTAAAAGCTATTGAAAACGGTTAA
- the priA gene encoding replication restart helicase PriA — MPHFVEVVLPLALPKTFTYLVSEAEYHYIKKGMRVAVPFGKSKIYTALVIDLHQNAPTLYQAKEIHQILDETPVVNEHQIEHWQWIANYYMCSIGEVFKSALPSGFLLESETIISAKKEAEIDDKKLSDSEYLIYQALQQQSALKVEDIVSILGKKNVFPVLNTMLAKNVLVLQDEVAEKYKPKLTRYIRLQEEFLQQEQLSELMEILSRAQKQRELVMHYFQLQAKERKPVSAKQLLEISGSTSAVVKSLVDKGIFEEYYIAEDRVSFEKEEESGFQLSLSQQKAFDEIKECFEQHAVTLLHGVTASGKTEIYIKLIEEIISQGKQVLYLLPEIALTTQLVTRLTAYFGNQVAVFHSKYSNNERIEVWNQVLQNSEKAKIVIGARSALFLPFSNLGLIVIDEEHEQTFKQFDPAPRYHARDAAIVLASQHKAKVLLGSATPSLETYHNVKAKKYGLVELFERFGNVVLPQIYLVDLKDKYKRKKMNGHFSDDLLEAMTESLSKGEQVILFQNRRGYSPFVECMTCGHVPQCPSCDVSLTYYKFKNQLRCHYCGHSIANPTHCHACQSVDLSTKGFGTEQIEIELKTLFPEKTIGRMDQDTTRGKFGYEKIIDSFKNQEIDVLVGTQMLAKGLHFDNVTLVGVMNADNMLNQPDFRSHERAYQMMMQVSGRAGRSEKSGKVMIQTYNPYHNIIQQVTHNDYNGMYNELVYERHNFKYPPYYRLVKLTLKHRDFDKLKEGSLWLYNVLVQQLQIPVLGPEEPAISRIRNEYIRTILIKIPNQNHLGQTKKTIQRVLNSFEAIVQYRAIKVTINVDNY; from the coding sequence ATGCCGCATTTTGTCGAAGTCGTTTTGCCGTTAGCCTTGCCCAAGACCTTTACCTATCTGGTTTCGGAAGCCGAGTACCACTACATAAAAAAGGGTATGCGTGTGGCAGTACCATTCGGTAAAAGTAAAATCTACACGGCTTTGGTTATCGATTTACATCAGAATGCACCAACACTTTATCAGGCAAAGGAAATCCATCAGATATTAGACGAAACTCCGGTTGTCAACGAACATCAAATCGAGCATTGGCAGTGGATTGCAAACTATTATATGTGCTCAATAGGTGAAGTATTTAAAAGTGCCCTGCCGTCCGGATTTCTTTTGGAAAGTGAAACCATCATTTCCGCAAAAAAAGAAGCGGAGATTGACGATAAGAAACTTTCGGACAGTGAGTATCTCATCTATCAGGCCCTGCAACAGCAATCGGCTTTAAAAGTAGAAGACATCGTCTCTATTCTCGGGAAGAAAAACGTGTTCCCTGTTTTAAATACGATGCTGGCAAAAAACGTATTGGTGCTCCAGGACGAAGTTGCTGAGAAGTACAAGCCCAAACTAACGCGTTACATTCGTTTACAGGAAGAATTTTTACAGCAGGAACAATTATCGGAACTAATGGAAATCCTATCCCGCGCCCAAAAGCAGCGCGAACTGGTAATGCATTATTTTCAGTTGCAGGCGAAAGAGAGAAAACCGGTTTCGGCGAAGCAGTTGCTGGAAATTTCAGGGAGTACTTCGGCAGTAGTAAAATCATTGGTGGATAAGGGTATTTTCGAAGAATATTATATAGCCGAAGACCGGGTTTCGTTTGAAAAAGAAGAAGAGTCCGGTTTTCAGTTGAGTCTTTCGCAGCAAAAAGCCTTTGATGAAATAAAAGAATGTTTCGAACAGCATGCGGTTACCTTATTGCATGGCGTGACAGCTTCGGGTAAAACCGAAATTTACATCAAATTAATTGAAGAAATTATAAGTCAAGGGAAGCAGGTTTTGTATTTGCTTCCTGAAATAGCATTAACCACACAGCTGGTAACAAGGCTAACGGCTTATTTTGGAAATCAGGTGGCTGTTTTTCATTCAAAATATTCCAATAACGAAAGGATAGAGGTGTGGAATCAGGTGCTTCAAAATTCTGAAAAAGCTAAGATTGTCATCGGGGCGCGTTCAGCGTTGTTTTTGCCATTCTCCAATTTGGGACTGATTGTCATAGACGAAGAACACGAACAGACTTTCAAACAATTCGATCCTGCGCCACGCTATCATGCCCGTGATGCGGCTATCGTTCTCGCATCACAGCACAAAGCCAAAGTATTGCTGGGTTCTGCGACGCCGAGTCTGGAAACCTATCACAATGTAAAGGCAAAAAAATACGGATTGGTAGAACTTTTTGAACGCTTTGGGAATGTTGTCCTGCCTCAAATCTATCTGGTTGATTTAAAAGACAAGTATAAACGGAAGAAAATGAACGGGCATTTCAGCGATGATTTGCTGGAAGCGATGACGGAATCTTTGTCTAAAGGCGAACAGGTGATCCTGTTTCAGAATCGTCGCGGTTATTCCCCTTTCGTGGAATGTATGACGTGCGGACACGTTCCGCAATGTCCCAGCTGCGATGTGAGTCTGACGTATTACAAATTCAAAAACCAATTGCGTTGTCATTACTGCGGCCATTCGATTGCAAATCCAACACATTGTCATGCTTGTCAGTCGGTGGATTTGTCTACGAAAGGTTTTGGTACGGAGCAGATTGAAATCGAGTTGAAAACACTGTTTCCGGAAAAAACTATCGGAAGAATGGATCAGGATACCACAAGAGGCAAATTCGGATACGAGAAAATTATTGATTCGTTTAAGAATCAGGAAATAGATGTTTTGGTGGGGACACAAATGCTGGCCAAAGGATTGCATTTCGATAATGTAACGTTGGTAGGTGTGATGAATGCCGATAATATGCTGAACCAGCCGGATTTCCGTTCACACGAGCGTGCCTATCAGATGATGATGCAGGTGTCGGGACGAGCGGGAAGGAGTGAGAAATCCGGAAAAGTGATGATTCAGACCTATAATCCGTACCACAATATCATTCAGCAGGTAACGCACAACGATTACAATGGTATGTATAATGAGCTGGTGTATGAGCGTCATAATTTTAAATATCCACCGTATTACCGTTTGGTAAAACTAACATTAAAGCATCGGGATTTTGATAAGCTGAAAGAAGGTTCGTTGTGGTTGTATAACGTTTTGGTGCAGCAGCTTCAAATTCCTGTTTTGGGGCCGGAAGAACCAGCTATAAGTCGGATCCGAAACGAATATATCCGTACAATCCTGATTAAGATTCCGAATCAGAACCATTTGGGGCAAACAAAAAAAACTATCCAGCGCGTGCTGAATAGTTTTGAGGCAATTGTTCAATATCGAGCTATAAAAGTTACAATTAACGTCGATAATTATTAA
- a CDS encoding chalcone isomerase family protein, producing MKKQFLTLLLVTVVGLFSAKAQTTEVGGVKVAQKVTLEGQNLVLNGAGIREKMWIDLYVGALYLPKKSNNAAEIINSADAGAIKLTIISGMITSEKMIDAVNEGFENSTNKNTAPIKAKIAQFKACFKDEIKKGDVFDIVNVPGKGVVVSKNGKEKGVIDGADFKKALFGIWLSGKPADKNLKEKMLGK from the coding sequence ATGAAAAAACAATTCTTAACCTTATTATTGGTAACCGTAGTTGGTTTATTTTCGGCAAAAGCCCAGACAACAGAAGTGGGCGGAGTTAAAGTAGCGCAAAAGGTAACGCTCGAAGGACAAAACTTAGTGCTCAATGGAGCCGGAATCCGTGAAAAAATGTGGATTGACTTATATGTGGGTGCTTTGTATCTTCCCAAAAAGAGTAATAATGCTGCTGAAATCATCAATAGTGCAGATGCGGGAGCAATAAAACTGACCATCATTTCCGGAATGATCACCAGCGAAAAAATGATCGATGCCGTAAACGAAGGATTTGAAAATTCAACCAATAAAAATACAGCACCTATAAAAGCTAAAATCGCCCAGTTTAAAGCTTGCTTTAAAGATGAAATTAAAAAAGGAGACGTGTTTGATATTGTGAACGTACCCGGAAAAGGCGTAGTAGTTTCCAAAAACGGAAAAGAAAAAGGGGTTATCGATGGTGCTGATTTCAAAAAAGCGTTATTCGGAATCTGGTTGTCAGGAAAACCGGCCGATAAAAATCTTAAAGAAAAGATGCTAGGCAAATAA
- a CDS encoding DUF6943 family protein has product MTNYIVKTHRNGTIYAKPHVFILNKGMNSGKPQKAPFTNSFVIIFSNEEDCETVFWIAFSLWKSKFWHMYLRGSVIPFVNLYDFKKEFFPKVTRLIQDHEQHQKNMQALKLLEQKEKQFQENINLINDLRKTILYRYYKG; this is encoded by the coding sequence ATGACAAACTACATTGTTAAAACCCACAGAAACGGCACTATTTACGCCAAACCACACGTATTCATCCTAAACAAAGGGATGAACAGCGGAAAGCCACAGAAAGCACCATTTACAAACAGCTTCGTAATTATCTTCTCAAACGAAGAGGATTGCGAAACGGTCTTCTGGATTGCGTTCAGCTTATGGAAGTCAAAATTTTGGCATATGTACCTTCGCGGTTCAGTCATTCCCTTTGTAAATCTGTACGATTTCAAAAAAGAGTTTTTCCCAAAAGTCACCCGATTAATCCAGGACCACGAGCAGCACCAAAAAAACATGCAGGCACTCAAACTCTTGGAACAGAAAGAAAAGCAATTCCAAGAAAACATAAATCTCATAAATGATTTACGAAAAACGATTTTATATCGCTATTACAAAGGATAA
- the rpsF gene encoding 30S ribosomal protein S6, whose product MNHYETVFILNPVLSEQQVKETVSKFEDFLTSKGAEMVSKEDWGLKKMAYEIQHKKSGFYHLFEFKVSGEILIALETEFRRDERVMRFLTVSLDKHAVAWAERRRAKLKAAKA is encoded by the coding sequence ATGAATCATTATGAAACTGTTTTCATCTTGAATCCCGTTTTATCTGAACAACAGGTAAAGGAAACAGTTAGCAAGTTTGAAGATTTTCTTACTTCTAAAGGAGCAGAGATGGTATCAAAAGAGGATTGGGGCTTAAAGAAAATGGCTTACGAAATCCAACACAAGAAAAGTGGTTTTTACCATTTGTTCGAATTCAAAGTATCTGGAGAGATTTTAATCGCTTTGGAAACTGAATTCAGACGTGACGAAAGAGTTATGCGTTTCTTAACTGTAAGTTTAGACAAACACGCGGTAGCTTGGGCAGAAAGAAGAAGAGCAAAATTAAAAGCAGCTAAAGCATAA
- a CDS encoding thermonuclease family protein produces the protein MQYSAKAPYTVETHWQIDEVLDGDSIIICNQFTQKRKEIRLYGLDAPEVKLNRKMIEDEEKSHLPAHYLLQLGLQSLHFVLSVAPPKTAVTIITEQDNYYDYWNRQLGYVILPGGECLNDLLLINGYAKAVQQYYCGRLAEFQELNRQAQLNRVGLYRDLKVF, from the coding sequence ATGCAATACAGCGCAAAAGCACCGTACACAGTGGAAACCCACTGGCAAATTGACGAAGTCCTTGACGGAGACAGCATCATCATTTGCAATCAATTCACCCAAAAGAGAAAAGAAATCCGATTATATGGTTTAGATGCACCGGAAGTGAAGTTAAACCGCAAGATGATTGAGGACGAAGAGAAAAGCCATTTGCCGGCTCATTATTTACTTCAATTAGGTTTGCAATCCTTACACTTCGTTTTGTCGGTTGCACCGCCTAAAACGGCTGTAACGATTATTACTGAACAGGATAACTATTATGACTATTGGAATAGGCAATTAGGTTATGTAATTCTTCCAGGAGGGGAATGTTTAAATGATTTGCTTTTGATTAATGGGTATGCAAAAGCAGTACAACAGTACTACTGCGGTAGGTTGGCAGAGTTCCAAGAACTAAACCGGCAAGCACAGCTCAATAGAGTGGGGCTTTACAGGGATTTAAAAGTATTCTGA
- a CDS encoding YihY/virulence factor BrkB family protein: MSKEIEEYIEKIPVLNKLMAFCKKVTVPGLEGTSLYEILELYGIGIAQGAFSYRAAAIAFSFFMALFPFALFILNLIPYIPLEGFQEDFLQFVADSVPPNTYEAIEAILKDIMNNSYKSLLSFGILTAIFLMSNGLNAVLGGFQSSYHIEIKRGYFRQYAVAIGLSLIFTFLLIITISSIVVSEVFIQKFSNRFQLDDALLVQWARNAFLLTMLFVGSSVLFKYGTRETKQIPFFNAGAMLTTVLVIVTSYVFGIYVVRFASYNELYGSIGTLLVLMFYIWINCMILLLGFELNAIINNHKRKNTIFNGNKNKKQPL; encoded by the coding sequence ATGTCCAAAGAAATAGAAGAATATATCGAGAAAATTCCGGTGCTCAATAAGCTCATGGCTTTTTGCAAGAAAGTGACTGTTCCGGGTTTGGAAGGTACGTCCCTCTATGAAATATTGGAATTGTACGGAATCGGAATTGCTCAAGGTGCTTTTTCCTACCGTGCTGCTGCCATTGCTTTTAGCTTTTTCATGGCACTTTTTCCGTTTGCACTGTTTATTCTGAACCTGATTCCGTATATCCCATTGGAAGGTTTTCAGGAAGACTTTCTGCAATTCGTTGCCGACAGTGTGCCGCCAAACACCTATGAAGCTATAGAAGCAATTCTTAAGGATATTATGAATAACTCCTATAAGAGCTTACTTTCTTTTGGTATCCTTACAGCAATATTCTTGATGTCCAACGGATTAAATGCTGTTTTGGGCGGATTTCAGTCTTCTTATCATATTGAGATAAAAAGAGGTTATTTCCGTCAGTACGCCGTTGCTATTGGTTTGTCGCTGATTTTTACTTTCCTGCTGATTATAACTATATCTTCCATAGTAGTTTCCGAAGTTTTTATTCAGAAATTTTCAAACAGGTTCCAGTTGGATGATGCTTTACTGGTCCAATGGGCGCGAAACGCTTTCCTTTTGACAATGCTTTTTGTTGGAAGTTCCGTTTTGTTCAAATATGGAACCAGGGAAACGAAACAGATTCCTTTTTTTAATGCCGGAGCGATGTTAACAACCGTTTTGGTTATCGTGACTTCTTATGTTTTTGGAATTTATGTAGTGCGGTTTGCCAGCTACAACGAATTGTACGGGTCAATTGGTACGCTTCTTGTTTTAATGTTTTATATATGGATTAACTGTATGATTTTATTGTTGGGGTTCGAATTGAACGCAATAATCAATAATCATAAAAGAAAAAATACTATATTTAACGGAAACAAAAACAAAAAACAGCCATTATGA
- the nadC gene encoding carboxylating nicotinate-nucleotide diphosphorylase, with amino-acid sequence MISEAQFQKELEIIITNAIREDVGDGDHSSLACIPALATGKAKLLVKDEGVIAGVEFAKMVFQHVDPNLEVEVFINDGAHVKYGDVVFHVSGSSQSILKAERLVLNAMQRMSAIATKTKVFVGLLEGTKTKILDTRKTTPGIRAIEKWAVKIAGGENHRFALYDMIMLKDNHIDFAGGITKAIEKTNAYLKEQNLDLKIIVEARNLDEVAEILQSEGVYRILLDNFDFETTRKAVEMIGDKCLTESSGGIDETTVREFAECGVDFVSSGALTHSIYNLDLSLKAL; translated from the coding sequence ATGATTTCAGAAGCTCAGTTTCAAAAAGAACTCGAAATAATAATAACAAATGCCATCAGGGAAGATGTAGGAGATGGCGATCACAGTTCTTTGGCCTGTATTCCGGCTTTGGCTACAGGAAAAGCGAAACTTTTGGTAAAAGACGAGGGTGTAATTGCAGGCGTTGAATTTGCCAAAATGGTGTTTCAGCATGTCGACCCGAATCTTGAAGTAGAAGTATTCATTAACGATGGTGCCCATGTGAAATATGGTGATGTCGTGTTCCATGTTTCAGGAAGTTCGCAATCAATTCTTAAAGCGGAACGTTTGGTTCTGAATGCTATGCAGCGGATGAGTGCGATTGCCACTAAAACCAAAGTGTTTGTTGGTTTATTGGAAGGAACTAAAACCAAAATTCTGGATACCCGAAAAACTACACCGGGAATTCGTGCCATCGAAAAATGGGCGGTTAAAATTGCCGGGGGTGAAAACCATCGTTTTGCTCTATATGATATGATCATGTTAAAGGATAATCATATTGATTTTGCAGGCGGAATCACCAAAGCCATTGAGAAAACGAACGCTTATCTTAAAGAACAGAACCTCGATTTAAAAATTATCGTGGAAGCCCGTAATCTTGACGAAGTGGCAGAAATTCTTCAAAGCGAAGGTGTTTACCGAATTTTGTTGGATAATTTCGATTTTGAAACTACCCGAAAAGCGGTGGAAATGATTGGAGATAAATGTTTAACAGAATCTTCCGGAGGAATAGATGAAACTACGGTACGGGAATTTGCAGAATGTGGAGTGGATTTTGTTTCATCCGGAGCACTAACCCATTCGATTTATAATTTAGATTTAAGTTTGAAAGCTCTATAG
- a CDS encoding DUF1990 family protein, which yields MVYNKARLKEKTTTVSIKTTKKFDELDLNFLFDYQIFPDNIMTFKTQWTDEKRKMEINDTIAQQVYIPPIKSFSQKIIFGVRINEIIDQINKKGFSYETLEGHVEKGVSTFTIEQLNDKLIFKIKTYSTPGNILTKLVGPFFSVPYQIFCTKTALKHVKQQLENQ from the coding sequence ATGGTCTATAACAAAGCTCGATTAAAAGAAAAAACTACGACCGTAAGTATTAAAACGACAAAAAAATTTGACGAACTAGATCTTAATTTCCTTTTCGATTATCAAATCTTTCCTGACAACATTATGACCTTTAAAACCCAATGGACTGATGAGAAAAGGAAAATGGAAATAAACGACACAATTGCGCAACAAGTTTACATTCCACCAATAAAGTCATTTTCGCAAAAAATAATTTTTGGAGTAAGAATAAATGAAATAATTGATCAAATCAATAAAAAAGGATTTAGTTACGAGACACTTGAAGGACACGTTGAAAAAGGAGTTTCAACTTTTACAATTGAGCAACTTAACGACAAGTTAATTTTTAAAATTAAAACTTACTCGACACCAGGAAACATTTTGACTAAATTAGTTGGACCATTTTTTTCAGTTCCTTATCAAATTTTCTGCACCAAAACTGCTTTGAAGCACGTAAAACAACAATTAGAAAATCAATAA
- a CDS encoding tyrosine-type recombinase/integrase, which yields MNDFTPFTFSAEEYNGKQVIFIRFEYTEALKNQIKKLKGAQWNSAFHAWYVPDTAEYRTLFNLPEVYTVGKRVLSKISNGNRDEIDRLIHQLKLKGYSPNTIRSYVNEFAQYLYFLKDYPARECGEKEVRSYLIYCIDDLRLTENTLHSRINAVKFYYEKVLFQEKIFLEIPRPKKQSKLPKALNMHEVRKILDATENLKHNTMLKLCYGMGLRLSEIINLKIANIDSKNMRVHIERGKGKKDRFVNLPDSVLEQLRSYYIEYKPKVYLFEGQYGGQYSSRAVQEVFKKSLKKANICKKVGIHSLRHSFATHLLENGTDIRFIQELLGHNDIKTTFVYTHVSDKTIRKIISPLDNL from the coding sequence ATGAACGATTTTACGCCTTTTACTTTTTCTGCTGAAGAATATAACGGTAAGCAGGTTATCTTCATCCGATTTGAATATACTGAAGCCCTTAAGAACCAGATAAAAAAACTCAAAGGGGCGCAATGGAATTCTGCATTTCATGCGTGGTATGTTCCTGATACTGCTGAATACAGAACACTTTTTAATCTGCCGGAGGTGTATACCGTTGGAAAACGCGTACTGTCGAAAATTTCAAATGGTAATCGTGATGAAATAGATCGTTTGATACACCAACTTAAACTTAAAGGCTACAGCCCGAATACTATTCGATCCTATGTGAACGAGTTTGCGCAATACCTTTATTTTTTAAAAGATTATCCGGCCCGGGAATGCGGCGAGAAAGAAGTTCGCAGCTATCTTATTTATTGCATTGATGATCTCCGATTAACAGAAAACACGCTGCACAGCAGAATCAACGCAGTAAAATTCTACTATGAAAAAGTTCTGTTTCAGGAGAAGATTTTCCTGGAGATTCCGCGACCAAAAAAACAAAGCAAACTGCCTAAAGCACTCAACATGCATGAAGTGCGCAAAATTCTTGATGCCACAGAAAATTTAAAACACAATACCATGCTCAAGCTCTGTTATGGCATGGGATTGCGACTGAGCGAAATAATCAACTTAAAAATAGCGAACATAGACAGTAAAAACATGCGGGTGCATATAGAACGGGGCAAAGGAAAAAAGGATCGTTTTGTAAATTTGCCCGATAGCGTACTCGAGCAGCTTCGCTCCTACTATATTGAATACAAACCAAAAGTTTATTTATTTGAAGGACAATATGGCGGCCAATACAGTTCCCGTGCTGTGCAGGAAGTTTTTAAGAAATCGTTGAAGAAAGCCAACATCTGCAAAAAAGTGGGCATTCACAGCTTACGCCACAGTTTTGCCACGCATTTACTGGAAAACGGGACAGACATTCGATTTATACAAGAACTACTGGGTCACAATGACATTAAGACCACTTTTGTTTACACCCATGTTTCCGATAAAACTATCAGAAAAATCATTAGTCCACTTGACAACTTATAA